From a single Pseudalkalibacillus hwajinpoensis genomic region:
- a CDS encoding MDR family MFS transporter produces the protein MADDPDFNVKPVIISLIIGAFFAILNETLLNIALTTLMERFSITPATVQWMATGFMLVMGILTPISALLLQSYTTRQMFLGTMTIFTIGTVICAIAPTFTVLLGGRLLQAAGTGLLIPIIFNTFLLVFPPERRGTVMGTVGLVIMFAPAIGPTLSGIIVEYLGWRYLFITVIPFALFSIGFGYKFLKNVGEVTKPKVDIFSIILSTLGFGGVVLGFSFAGEGEAGFLAPKVLFPLVIGVIALIFFVFRQLKLEEPMLDVRVFKYPMFTVAVLLFIIIIMAMFSSEIILPMYMQGPLALTAATAGLILLPGSLLNGLMSPVMGKLFDKFGPRKLIIPASLVLTVVMFTFSTLKVDTSIWLIVVSYILLMLSISAIMMPAQTNGLNGLPKHLYPHGTAIMNTLQPVSGAIGVSVFISIMTTRQQAYLDQAANPANPETLSQSLVSGVELVYLVAFGFAIVGLIVSLFIRKALPEEPAKHHDPQTAVNE, from the coding sequence CTGGCAGACGATCCTGACTTTAATGTAAAACCAGTAATCATTTCCCTCATTATAGGAGCATTCTTTGCTATTCTTAATGAAACGCTTTTAAATATTGCCCTTACTACTTTAATGGAGCGCTTTAGCATAACTCCTGCAACCGTACAGTGGATGGCGACTGGATTTATGTTAGTGATGGGAATATTAACGCCAATATCGGCACTTTTACTTCAATCTTATACAACAAGACAAATGTTTCTAGGTACCATGACAATCTTTACGATTGGAACCGTCATTTGTGCGATAGCACCAACGTTTACGGTTCTTTTAGGAGGCAGGCTGCTTCAAGCAGCTGGAACGGGATTGCTTATCCCTATTATCTTCAATACATTTCTACTTGTGTTTCCTCCTGAACGGCGAGGAACAGTTATGGGTACAGTTGGCCTCGTCATTATGTTTGCTCCTGCAATTGGGCCGACACTTTCAGGTATTATTGTAGAGTATCTAGGTTGGAGATACCTTTTCATTACAGTGATCCCTTTTGCATTGTTCTCCATCGGATTTGGTTATAAATTCTTAAAGAACGTTGGAGAGGTCACAAAACCGAAAGTGGATATTTTCTCGATCATTCTGTCTACACTCGGTTTCGGCGGTGTTGTTCTTGGTTTCAGCTTTGCAGGAGAAGGAGAGGCGGGCTTTTTGGCTCCAAAAGTTCTTTTTCCACTTGTAATCGGAGTCATCGCACTGATATTTTTCGTGTTCAGACAGCTGAAATTAGAAGAACCAATGCTTGATGTTCGCGTGTTTAAGTACCCCATGTTCACAGTAGCCGTGCTTCTTTTCATCATTATTATAATGGCTATGTTTTCATCAGAAATTATACTCCCAATGTACATGCAGGGTCCACTTGCATTAACAGCGGCAACTGCTGGGTTGATTCTTTTGCCAGGCAGTCTGTTAAATGGTCTAATGTCACCAGTCATGGGTAAGTTATTTGATAAATTTGGTCCAAGGAAATTGATCATCCCCGCATCTCTCGTCCTTACTGTGGTGATGTTTACATTCAGTACGTTAAAGGTTGATACATCGATCTGGCTAATCGTCGTAAGCTATATTCTATTAATGCTATCAATCTCAGCCATTATGATGCCTGCACAAACAAATGGGTTGAACGGTTTACCGAAACACCTGTATCCACATGGTACAGCCATCATGAACACACTGCAGCCAGTCTCTGGCGCAATTGGTGTGTCGGTTTTCATCAGTATCATGACAACAAGGCAACAAGCCTACTTAGATCAAGCGGCTAATCCTGCTAACCCTGAAACACTCAGTCAGTCACTTGTTTCAGGTGTAGAGCTCGTTTATCTTGTTGCATTTGGCTTTGCGATTGTTGGCTTGATCGTTTCTCTCTTTATTCGTAAAGCACTTCCGGAAGAACCGGCAAAGCATCATGATCCGCAAACAGCTGTTAATGAATAA
- the chrA gene encoding chromate efflux transporter produces the protein MPDKTNIKTFLEILLVSTRLGLTSFGGPVAHLAYFKEEYIDRRKWLDEKMYADIIALCQFLPGPASSQVGIAIGMMRGGIVGGFLSWFGFTMPSIIILVVFAMLYQTFSLGEDTFIHSLKIVAAAVVLHAIIGLGKKLTPDKTRLSIALIAALIMLLYPSAWMQLVIIAGAGILGLRLFTNMTETTIKPFSVSISKKTGVSALLLLGTLLIALPIINRMTDHSLLNLFDIFFRVGALVFGGGHVVLPMIEREIVPQEMLTLDQFLAGYGMAQAVPGPLFTFASYLGTMLEGVTGAFVVTIAIFLPSFLFIIAALPFLNELRSHSSFQKILIGVNASVVGILLAAFYDPVLKSAIVTGADFALAAILFALLSIWKLPAWMIVIIGVLGGYILQLIS, from the coding sequence ATGCCTGACAAAACCAATATCAAAACATTTCTCGAAATCTTACTTGTATCAACCCGCCTGGGTCTTACTTCTTTTGGAGGCCCAGTTGCCCACCTAGCTTACTTTAAAGAAGAATACATCGATCGAAGAAAATGGCTCGATGAAAAAATGTACGCTGACATTATTGCGCTCTGTCAATTTCTACCTGGTCCAGCAAGCAGCCAGGTTGGCATCGCCATCGGAATGATGCGTGGTGGTATAGTAGGTGGATTTCTCTCCTGGTTCGGCTTTACGATGCCTTCGATCATCATCCTTGTCGTCTTTGCGATGCTCTATCAAACCTTCTCACTCGGTGAGGATACGTTTATTCACAGTTTGAAAATTGTTGCAGCAGCTGTTGTACTCCATGCTATCATCGGCCTCGGAAAAAAGCTCACGCCTGATAAAACAAGGCTCTCCATTGCCCTTATTGCTGCATTGATCATGCTCCTTTATCCATCAGCCTGGATGCAGCTTGTGATCATCGCAGGAGCTGGTATCCTTGGACTTCGTCTTTTTACAAATATGACTGAAACAACTATTAAACCATTTTCCGTTTCAATATCAAAGAAAACTGGTGTTTCAGCACTGCTTTTGCTTGGAACACTTCTTATCGCCTTACCAATCATTAATCGAATGACCGATCATTCTTTGCTTAACCTATTCGACATCTTTTTCCGTGTAGGTGCACTTGTATTTGGTGGAGGACACGTCGTTCTTCCGATGATCGAGAGAGAAATAGTGCCACAGGAAATGCTTACTCTCGACCAGTTTTTGGCCGGGTATGGAATGGCACAGGCTGTTCCTGGCCCTCTTTTCACCTTTGCAAGCTATCTAGGCACAATGTTAGAAGGAGTTACAGGTGCTTTCGTTGTAACCATTGCGATCTTCCTCCCATCCTTTCTATTTATTATTGCCGCTCTTCCATTTTTAAATGAGTTGAGAAGCCATTCATCATTCCAGAAGATCCTCATTGGAGTTAACGCAAGTGTCGTCGGAATATTACTTGCAGCCTTTTATGATCCAGTCCTTAAGAGTGCAATCGTGACCGGAGCTGATTTCGCATTAGCTGCCATTCTGTTCGCCCTACTCTCGATCTGGAAGCTCCCCGCCTGGATGATCGTCATTATTGGCGTTTTGGGTGGCTATATTCTTCAATTGATTAGTTAA
- a CDS encoding Na-translocating system protein MpsC family protein, with translation MERNSTEAEISSYVGKLLRDYFGKGPSSVYVSIQEPYITIYFRDFLAPMERVLVDQKESMRVEETRDLLMQGLLPEIKASLRVMANLEIESFYHDWSLQNRSGIIIGVTSNVQESEIDGLPDYAEKEKVHDEIVRVSKLAEKAPEGVDSCFLNDRTLVVLRDGILVRIEKELIRSGFEEELKLTKRRLEKSLLHNNQFEAILSAKVQDIFVDWDFNLDKSYITIIIKPN, from the coding sequence GTGGAACGAAATTCAACAGAAGCTGAGATTTCAAGTTATGTAGGTAAACTTTTACGAGATTATTTTGGAAAAGGTCCTTCATCGGTCTATGTATCGATTCAGGAACCTTATATAACGATTTACTTTCGTGATTTCCTTGCTCCAATGGAGCGAGTGCTAGTGGATCAAAAAGAGTCTATGCGAGTAGAGGAGACGAGAGATTTGCTGATGCAGGGGCTGCTTCCTGAAATTAAAGCATCTCTTCGTGTAATGGCTAATCTTGAGATTGAGTCATTTTACCATGATTGGTCGCTTCAGAATCGATCAGGTATTATTATAGGTGTTACTTCTAATGTGCAAGAAAGTGAAATAGATGGACTGCCAGATTATGCTGAGAAGGAAAAGGTCCATGATGAAATCGTACGGGTTAGTAAGCTTGCAGAAAAGGCACCTGAGGGAGTTGACTCCTGCTTCTTAAATGATCGGACGCTTGTTGTATTGCGCGATGGCATTCTAGTACGAATTGAGAAGGAACTTATTCGAAGCGGATTTGAAGAAGAGCTTAAGCTAACGAAAAGACGTCTTGAGAAGAGTCTTCTTCATAACAATCAATTCGAAGCGATTTTATCTGCCAAAGTACAGGATATTTTTGTGGATTGGGATTTCAATTTAGATAAAAGTTACATTACGATTATAATAAAACCCAACTAA
- a CDS encoding PadR family transcriptional regulator, which translates to MDNKVLRKLFLGFIQIYILHHAKEEAIYGSWMLKELMDHGYEISAGTLYPILHTMEKDELLTKEEKNVNGKIRKYYRTNGKGEHILTEVKAKAYELFKEIKD; encoded by the coding sequence CTGGATAACAAAGTACTACGTAAACTTTTCCTTGGCTTTATTCAAATTTACATTCTCCATCATGCGAAGGAGGAAGCCATTTACGGATCATGGATGCTTAAAGAACTCATGGATCATGGATATGAGATAAGCGCTGGCACTCTTTACCCGATTCTCCACACGATGGAAAAGGATGAATTGCTAACGAAAGAAGAAAAAAATGTGAATGGAAAAATCCGAAAATACTATCGCACGAATGGTAAAGGTGAGCACATTCTAACAGAAGTTAAAGCGAAAGCATACGAACTATTTAAAGAAATAAAAGATTAA
- a CDS encoding NUDIX domain-containing protein has product MRKGNTYYVFPGGGIEHGETCEEAAKRETFEELGVHVQLISLLAVVEDIGKQYYFHAVIISGDFGSGQGDEFQHARGDQVPIKQSGYL; this is encoded by the coding sequence GTGCGTAAAGGTAACACATACTATGTATTCCCCGGTGGGGGTATTGAACATGGAGAAACCTGTGAAGAAGCTGCGAAACGCGAGACCTTCGAGGAACTAGGCGTCCATGTTCAGTTAATTTCCCTCCTCGCTGTAGTTGAAGATATTGGCAAGCAGTATTACTTTCATGCAGTTATCATCTCTGGAGACTTTGGAAGCGGTCAGGGAGATGAGTTTCAACATGCAAGAGGAGATCAGGTACCTATAAAGCAGTCTGGATATCTGTAA
- a CDS encoding aldo/keto reductase, producing MANVRIGKSDLHVNPIGLGTNAVGGHNIYPNLNEETGKELVRSALDHGINFLDTAFIYGPERSEELVGEVLKERGNRGDVVLATKGAHEFKGEDIVFNNSPSFLKKAVEGSLKRLQTDYIDLFYIHFPDEDTPKAEAVGALKELKDEGKIKSIGVSNFSLEQMKDANKDGYVDVLQSHYNLFQREAEKDLLPYTAEQDISFIPYFPLASGLLVGKYDENATFDDFRAKNPLFQGETFKANLKKLDQVRQIANSKGVEVAHVVLAWYLTRDSIDVLIPGAKHKEQVIDNLKTLNVKLTGEEVQRVDSIFS from the coding sequence ATGGCGAATGTACGAATAGGAAAGTCAGATTTGCATGTAAACCCAATTGGTCTTGGTACAAATGCAGTAGGTGGACATAATATTTATCCTAATTTAAATGAAGAAACGGGTAAAGAACTTGTTCGCAGTGCTCTTGATCACGGCATTAACTTTCTGGATACCGCTTTTATTTATGGGCCGGAACGATCCGAGGAGCTTGTTGGTGAAGTACTTAAGGAGCGAGGAAATCGCGGTGATGTTGTACTTGCTACAAAGGGAGCTCATGAATTTAAAGGAGAAGACATTGTGTTCAATAACTCCCCATCTTTTTTGAAAAAAGCTGTTGAGGGGAGCTTAAAACGACTTCAAACTGACTATATTGATTTGTTTTACATTCATTTTCCTGATGAAGATACGCCAAAAGCTGAAGCTGTTGGTGCATTAAAAGAATTAAAAGATGAAGGGAAAATCAAATCTATTGGCGTATCCAACTTCAGTCTTGAACAGATGAAAGATGCGAATAAAGATGGTTATGTGGATGTGCTTCAGAGTCACTATAATCTGTTCCAGCGGGAAGCTGAGAAGGATCTTCTTCCATACACTGCAGAGCAGGATATTTCCTTTATTCCATATTTCCCCCTTGCTTCAGGGTTGCTCGTAGGCAAATACGATGAGAACGCAACGTTTGATGACTTTCGTGCAAAGAATCCGCTCTTCCAGGGTGAGACGTTTAAAGCAAACCTAAAGAAATTGGATCAAGTTCGACAGATCGCAAACTCGAAGGGCGTTGAAGTAGCGCACGTTGTCCTCGCATGGTATCTAACTCGTGATAGCATCGATGTTCTAATCCCAGGTGCGAAGCATAAAGAACAGGTGATTGATAATCTGAAAACCCTCAATGTGAAGCTAACTGGCGAAGAAGTTCAACGGGTTGATAGTATCTTTAGTTAA
- a CDS encoding phosphotransferase enzyme family protein — protein MESWIEALFSEDILKEAITRFGLQAADMKLLGDFENYVYEVREKTQVYVLRLTHSSHRSFQEVEAEIDWINDLHQNGANVSYVYPSTKQQFVEELPIQQGSFYACLFEKAPGYSIKPESTFHTDLFEAWGKEVGKVHRLSMNYRPGKNRRKRWDQGDLIHFDRYLVNKDDAEIVREGKKLVETIKLFHETGKSFGLIHSDVHHGNFFFDGKEVHLFDFDDSTYHYYVSDLAIPVYYAIWRTCHNESLEVRSAFASEFMYAFLKGYQKESLLDKEWLKTLPFFLRLRDYELYTVFHKKFDVPNMKNENRLLLANIRHRLIQNEVIADINYDNVMEKLQSI, from the coding sequence ATGGAATCCTGGATTGAAGCTTTATTTTCAGAAGATATTCTAAAAGAAGCCATTACCCGGTTTGGACTTCAAGCTGCAGACATGAAGTTGCTAGGTGATTTTGAAAACTATGTCTATGAAGTACGAGAAAAAACACAAGTGTACGTACTCAGGCTTACTCACAGCTCCCATCGTTCTTTTCAGGAAGTGGAGGCAGAAATCGACTGGATTAACGATTTGCATCAGAACGGCGCAAATGTTTCATATGTTTATCCTTCTACTAAACAGCAGTTCGTAGAAGAGCTCCCAATTCAACAAGGTTCTTTTTATGCCTGTCTTTTTGAAAAAGCGCCCGGATATTCAATTAAACCTGAGTCTACCTTTCATACTGATTTGTTCGAAGCGTGGGGAAAAGAAGTCGGGAAAGTGCATCGCTTATCAATGAATTACCGCCCAGGTAAAAACAGGCGAAAGAGATGGGACCAGGGGGACCTGATCCACTTTGATCGTTATCTGGTTAATAAAGATGATGCTGAAATCGTTCGGGAAGGAAAAAAGCTCGTTGAAACCATAAAGTTATTCCATGAAACTGGAAAATCGTTTGGGCTAATTCATTCAGACGTTCACCATGGGAATTTCTTCTTTGATGGGAAAGAAGTTCATCTTTTTGACTTTGATGATAGCACCTATCATTATTATGTGAGTGATTTGGCCATTCCGGTATATTATGCGATTTGGCGAACGTGTCATAACGAAAGTCTTGAGGTAAGATCGGCCTTTGCCAGCGAATTTATGTACGCTTTTTTGAAAGGATATCAAAAGGAATCACTCCTTGATAAAGAATGGTTAAAAACGCTCCCTTTCTTTTTACGGCTCAGAGATTATGAGCTGTATACCGTATTCCATAAGAAGTTTGATGTTCCGAATATGAAAAATGAAAATCGTCTTCTCCTTGCAAACATTCGCCATCGTCTCATCCAGAATGAAGTAATCGCAGATATCAATTACGATAACGTTATGGAAAAGTTGCAAAGCATCTAA
- the rbsB gene encoding ribose ABC transporter substrate-binding protein RbsB, protein MKKILPFLLSLSLLVLGACSLQPPEWAKPSKDTDIEDIKIGLSVSTLNNPFFVSMKDGVEAQAAENGMEVVVVDAQNDAAKQISDVEDLIQQGVDVLLVNPTDSAAISTAVKSANSLGIPVVTLDRSAEKGEVATLVSSDNEKGGEMAGRFLVEQLGEGAKVAELEGVPGASATRERGKGFHNIADEQLDVVAKQTANFDRTEGLNTMENLLQGNPDIEAVFAHNDEMALGAIQAIQSSGKDIIVVGFDGNEDAINSIQNGKLSATVAQQPEEIGSLAVKAGVDVLKGNKVDETIPVPLKLVTQKTE, encoded by the coding sequence ATGAAAAAAATATTGCCATTTCTGCTTAGTTTGTCACTTCTTGTACTGGGAGCATGTTCCTTGCAGCCTCCCGAGTGGGCAAAACCAAGTAAAGATACGGATATAGAGGATATTAAAATTGGGTTGTCTGTTTCCACCTTAAACAATCCATTCTTCGTTTCTATGAAGGACGGCGTTGAAGCGCAGGCAGCGGAGAATGGAATGGAAGTCGTCGTCGTTGATGCGCAGAATGACGCTGCGAAGCAAATCAGTGATGTAGAAGATTTAATTCAGCAGGGTGTTGACGTTCTATTAGTCAATCCAACAGATTCAGCGGCGATTTCAACTGCCGTTAAATCCGCCAATAGTCTCGGTATTCCGGTTGTAACACTTGATCGATCAGCCGAAAAGGGGGAGGTGGCAACACTAGTGTCTTCTGATAATGAAAAAGGAGGTGAAATGGCCGGTAGATTCCTTGTCGAACAGCTTGGTGAGGGTGCAAAGGTTGCTGAGCTTGAAGGTGTTCCAGGTGCTTCCGCAACGCGTGAACGAGGAAAAGGTTTCCACAATATAGCTGATGAACAGCTTGATGTGGTAGCAAAGCAGACAGCAAATTTTGATCGAACCGAAGGATTGAATACGATGGAGAATTTGCTTCAGGGTAACCCTGACATTGAAGCCGTTTTTGCTCACAATGATGAGATGGCTTTAGGAGCTATTCAGGCTATTCAGAGCTCCGGAAAGGATATTATCGTAGTCGGCTTTGACGGAAATGAAGATGCAATAAACAGTATTCAGAATGGCAAGCTTTCTGCTACGGTAGCTCAGCAGCCTGAGGAAATAGGATCACTTGCAGTGAAGGCAGGCGTAGATGTATTGAAAGGAAACAAAGTAGATGAAACGATACCAGTGCCATTGAAACTTGTAACGCAAAAAACCGAATAA
- a CDS encoding LTA synthase family protein yields MREQLKGHLNNPWTLFFGVILLFWLKTYAVYQTEFQLGIKNVMQSFLLILNPISSLLLFFGLALFFKGRKRAWAILIIDFLLSFVLYANVVYYRFFNDFITLPTVLHSNDAGELKDSAFALMQVSDVFYFVDTLLILGLILFKVVKPQAPIQKKKIGLVFAAAAIFFTVNLGLAETDRPQLLTRSFDRTYLVKYLGQFNYQIFDAVTTIKSSSQSAFASSDDLTDVRNFVEANRTEPNPEYFGKAEGMNVVYISLESLQSFVIGKEIDGQEVTPFLNSLVEDQNTFYFDNIFHQVGQGKTSDAEFMMANSLYPLPSGSVAMEKARNTYQAQPAILEQKGYSTASLHGNGKTFWNRDELYKSFGIQKFFDASYYDMNEEDVHNYGLKDKPFFEQSMPYLESLEQPFHAKMLTLSNHHPFTMDEGDVDFPTPETDDSVVNGYFQTAKYMDESIEQFFNDLKESGLYDNTVIVMYGDHYGISNNHNSAMEEVMGKEMNPYENAQLQRVPLFITAPGVEGKQVHKYGGHMDIRDTVLHLLGVETDEFITFGSDLLSEDHREIVPFRNGDFVTPEVTSVNEQCYANPTGEKVDAEACEQAGKFAKESLELSDKVVYGDLLRFYEPEGFKPVNRDDYNYTVDQTKPFQENPEHEKEQK; encoded by the coding sequence ATGCGTGAACAATTAAAAGGTCATTTGAATAACCCATGGACATTGTTCTTTGGCGTCATTCTACTATTCTGGTTAAAGACGTATGCCGTCTATCAAACTGAATTTCAATTAGGTATTAAAAATGTCATGCAGTCTTTTCTACTCATATTAAATCCAATTAGCTCGTTGCTTCTATTCTTTGGGCTTGCGTTATTTTTTAAAGGACGTAAGCGAGCATGGGCCATTCTGATTATCGATTTCTTGCTTTCATTTGTACTATATGCCAATGTCGTTTACTATCGTTTCTTTAACGATTTTATTACACTTCCAACTGTTCTGCACTCAAATGACGCGGGAGAGCTTAAAGATAGTGCATTTGCGTTAATGCAGGTTTCTGATGTTTTCTATTTTGTTGATACGCTGCTGATTCTAGGATTAATCCTATTTAAGGTTGTTAAACCACAGGCACCGATACAGAAGAAGAAAATCGGTCTTGTTTTTGCAGCTGCTGCCATCTTCTTCACAGTTAACCTTGGACTTGCAGAAACAGATCGTCCGCAACTGCTGACACGTTCATTTGATCGTACGTATCTTGTAAAGTATCTGGGTCAATTTAACTACCAGATCTTTGATGCTGTGACGACAATTAAATCAAGCTCACAGAGTGCTTTTGCAAGCAGTGATGATTTAACAGATGTTAGGAACTTTGTTGAAGCAAACCGAACTGAACCTAACCCAGAATACTTTGGGAAAGCTGAAGGAATGAATGTTGTCTATATTTCACTTGAATCGCTTCAGAGCTTCGTGATCGGGAAAGAAATTGATGGTCAAGAAGTAACACCTTTCTTAAACAGTCTTGTAGAAGATCAGAACACATTCTATTTTGATAATATTTTCCATCAGGTTGGACAGGGGAAAACGTCTGACGCTGAATTCATGATGGCAAACTCTCTTTATCCGTTACCAAGTGGATCAGTTGCGATGGAAAAAGCGCGTAATACGTATCAAGCGCAGCCAGCTATTCTTGAACAAAAAGGATATTCGACCGCATCATTACACGGGAACGGGAAAACATTCTGGAACCGTGATGAACTGTATAAATCGTTTGGTATTCAAAAATTCTTTGATGCAAGCTACTATGATATGAATGAAGAAGATGTTCATAACTATGGTCTTAAAGACAAACCGTTCTTTGAGCAATCCATGCCATATCTTGAAAGTCTTGAACAGCCATTCCATGCGAAGATGCTGACACTATCGAATCACCATCCGTTTACAATGGATGAAGGTGACGTGGATTTCCCTACACCTGAAACAGACGATTCAGTAGTAAATGGTTATTTCCAGACAGCGAAATATATGGATGAGTCCATTGAGCAATTCTTCAATGATCTTAAAGAATCTGGTCTATATGACAATACGGTTATCGTGATGTATGGAGACCATTACGGTATTTCAAACAATCATAACAGTGCGATGGAAGAAGTAATGGGGAAAGAAATGAATCCATACGAAAACGCACAATTGCAGCGTGTTCCACTCTTCATCACTGCTCCTGGTGTAGAAGGAAAGCAAGTGCACAAATACGGTGGACATATGGACATCAGAGATACCGTTCTCCACCTTCTAGGTGTTGAAACAGATGAGTTTATCACATTTGGTTCAGATCTTCTTTCAGAAGACCATCGTGAGATTGTACCTTTCCGGAACGGTGATTTCGTAACGCCTGAAGTTACATCTGTTAATGAGCAGTGTTATGCAAATCCAACTGGAGAAAAAGTTGATGCAGAAGCTTGTGAACAGGCAGGCAAGTTTGCTAAAGAATCACTTGAGCTATCCGATAAAGTGGTTTATGGTGATCTACTCAGGTTCTATGAGCCTGAAGGATTTAAACCTGTAAACCGTGATGATTACAACTATACTGTTGATCAAACAAAACCATTTCAGGAAAATCCTGAACATGAAAAAGAACAAAAGTAA